A genome region from Akkermansiaceae bacterium includes the following:
- a CDS encoding PmoA family protein has protein sequence MKMHAPRIAAAIALAISAPAAKAEFSFARTDGTLQLLDGGKLITSFRTDYRVPYLYPLTAPSGANILRHWPMEKDAPSEEKDHPHHRGVWLSHGNVNGYDFWAGTGNKDASIKEKSIYGEKVENGVASFNADLYWSVDGAAAILTEDRRHFISRPDADTLRIDISSRLTARNGDVVFGDTKEGTFAIRTDRTLRVKGKEAKATLTNSNGETDLDAWGKRATWPPTPAPDELGKPVVVAILDDPSSFRHPTHWHARDYGLLAANPFGIHDFEKNKDKKAGNHVLKKGESIMLKYTVIIHSGSLESAKLDEIHRSLSSKP, from the coding sequence ATGAAAATGCATGCCCCCCGTATCGCTGCGGCGATCGCCCTCGCAATATCAGCGCCTGCCGCAAAAGCGGAGTTCTCTTTCGCCAGGACTGACGGAACGCTCCAACTACTCGATGGCGGCAAACTCATCACATCCTTCCGCACCGACTACCGCGTCCCTTACCTTTATCCGCTGACCGCCCCCTCCGGCGCGAACATCCTCCGCCACTGGCCCATGGAAAAGGACGCCCCATCCGAGGAAAAGGACCACCCCCACCACCGCGGCGTCTGGCTCTCCCACGGCAATGTCAATGGCTACGACTTCTGGGCGGGGACCGGAAACAAGGACGCATCCATCAAGGAGAAATCGATCTATGGCGAGAAAGTGGAAAACGGGGTCGCGAGCTTCAACGCGGATCTCTATTGGAGCGTGGACGGAGCGGCGGCGATCCTCACCGAAGACCGCCGCCATTTCATCTCGCGCCCGGACGCAGACACCCTGCGCATCGACATCAGCTCGCGGCTCACCGCACGCAACGGGGACGTCGTTTTCGGCGATACCAAGGAAGGCACCTTCGCCATCCGCACCGACCGCACCCTCAGGGTCAAAGGCAAGGAGGCCAAGGCCACCCTAACCAACTCCAACGGCGAGACCGACCTCGACGCCTGGGGCAAGCGCGCCACATGGCCGCCTACTCCGGCCCCGGACGAACTCGGCAAACCCGTCGTCGTCGCCATCCTCGACGACCCCTCATCCTTCCGCCACCCCACCCACTGGCACGCCCGCGACTACGGCCTCCTCGCCGCAAACCCCTTCGGCATCCACGATTTCGAAAAAAACAAAGACAAGAAGGCAGGGAACCATGTCCTGAAAAAAGGGGAGTCCATCATGCTGAAATACACGGTCATCATCCACAGCGGCTCGCTGGAATCCGCGAAACTCGATGAAATCCACAGATCGCTTTCATCAAAGCCCTGA
- a CDS encoding Gfo/Idh/MocA family oxidoreductase, with amino-acid sequence MNTTRRGFLSSTALAGAFALTPPFARAAGSANGDLRVCVIGFNGRGKGLANEVINAKGATLVALCDVDSEVTEGFAAELEKRGTRVVKFGDYRKACESKDIDAVVIATPNHLHALIATTATANGKHAYVEKPVSHNVREGRQLANAAGKYGAVIQHGFQRRSETAWHEAFDFLKSGELGKITLSRGFCYKPRGSIGTVGKPIAPPSSVNYDLWCGPREVVPIPRKRFHYDWHWQQDYGNGDLGNQGPHQLDVCRWFIGDPKLPASTVSVGARLGYVDDGNWANTQVCYYDYPIPIVFEVRGLPTGDYRGERIGNIIECEGGHLSGGHGAGCSAYDKDGKKLKTFKGGKSHMQSFVDSCHSGKIPYSHGAENGHLSSALAHIGNISWKLGRPTTPADIKSAIKDEASTDAIERMLEHLVKNGIDPSKHLLTLGKHLSLDPESESFTGEYADIANPLLQGSYRKGYEIVT; translated from the coding sequence ATGAACACCACACGCCGCGGCTTCCTCTCCAGCACCGCACTCGCCGGCGCGTTCGCGCTCACACCCCCTTTCGCCCGGGCGGCGGGCAGCGCCAACGGCGATCTCCGCGTATGTGTGATCGGCTTCAATGGCCGCGGAAAAGGCCTGGCCAACGAGGTCATCAACGCCAAGGGTGCAACTCTCGTAGCCCTCTGTGACGTAGATTCCGAAGTGACGGAGGGCTTCGCCGCCGAGCTCGAAAAACGTGGCACCAGGGTCGTGAAATTCGGCGACTACCGGAAAGCCTGCGAATCCAAGGACATCGACGCCGTGGTGATCGCCACCCCGAACCACCTCCATGCCCTCATCGCCACCACCGCCACCGCCAACGGCAAGCACGCCTACGTGGAGAAACCCGTTTCCCACAATGTCCGGGAGGGCCGCCAGCTCGCCAACGCGGCGGGGAAATACGGTGCCGTCATCCAGCACGGCTTCCAGCGCCGCTCCGAGACCGCATGGCACGAGGCCTTCGATTTCCTGAAATCCGGTGAGCTTGGGAAAATCACCCTCTCGCGCGGATTCTGCTACAAGCCGCGAGGATCCATCGGAACGGTCGGAAAACCCATCGCTCCCCCAAGCTCGGTGAACTACGATCTCTGGTGCGGCCCCCGGGAAGTAGTCCCCATACCGCGCAAGCGCTTCCACTACGATTGGCATTGGCAGCAGGACTATGGCAACGGCGACCTCGGCAACCAGGGCCCCCACCAGCTCGACGTCTGCCGGTGGTTCATCGGCGATCCCAAGCTCCCCGCCTCCACCGTATCGGTAGGTGCCCGCCTCGGCTACGTGGATGACGGAAACTGGGCGAACACCCAGGTCTGTTACTACGACTATCCCATTCCCATCGTCTTCGAGGTCCGCGGCCTACCCACCGGTGACTACCGGGGCGAAAGGATAGGCAACATCATCGAATGCGAGGGCGGTCACCTCTCCGGCGGCCACGGCGCCGGCTGCTCCGCCTATGACAAGGACGGCAAAAAGCTCAAAACCTTCAAAGGCGGGAAATCTCACATGCAGTCGTTCGTCGATTCCTGCCATTCGGGAAAAATCCCGTACTCCCATGGCGCGGAAAACGGGCACCTCTCCTCCGCTCTCGCACACATCGGCAACATCTCCTGGAAACTCGGCAGACCCACGACACCCGCCGACATCAAATCCGCCATCAAGGACGAGGCGAGCACGGACGCCATCGAACGGATGCTGGAGCATCTCGTGAAAAACGGCATCGACCCATCCAAACACCTGCTGACGCTCGGCAAGCACCTCTCCCTGGATCCGGAAAGCGAAAGCTTCACCGGTGAATACGCGGACATCGCCAACCCATTGCTCCAAGGCTCATACCGGAAAGGCTACGAGATCGTGACCTGA